The Periplaneta americana isolate PAMFEO1 chromosome 10, P.americana_PAMFEO1_priV1, whole genome shotgun sequence genomic interval gcaaaaaaaCTCAAACGggattaaaaaaggatctaagacatacctgagtaatctatgtggcctcccttgttcctagtaacagctctgagacgatttggcatggattccactaatttcccataaatattcttcatttctttatcgcgaaaccatacaccaatgagggcagaaatcatcttctcctttgtagaacaatccattttttgcatttttcttttgcaaattgaccacaagttctcaatggggttgatgtcgggtgagttgcctggccaggggagtacctgaatattattcttgttgaagaattctgtagtttttcaagacgtatggcatggtgccagatcatgttggaacacacctctgccatccagaaatgatttttgcagctggggttcgattctggtttccaataagtgaatatatttgtcagaattcatcattcccttgataggtattaatgctccaggcccgtcatgtgtaaaacaaccccaaaacattactttagggaggtatttgggtgcttgttggagatgagctgctgttactttttcggattctttccgtacgtaagaaacacggccgtggacctcgaaatgagactcattggaaaaaaagtacattcttccagtcattcactgtccagtgttgatgtaattttgcccacattaagcgttttttgcacataacaggggttagcagttgcttcttaataggcttacgagcccttcgttcagcttccaaaagcctgcgccgcactgttgtgacgtgaatattcgccccagtggtagccattatctcgcgggttaagtcgtcagcagttagtctaggatttaatttacttttcctgacaattaaacgatcatctgcaggtgaagtcttccttttccggccacagtttccttttttctggggtgtgatggatccagtctccctgtatcgttttatgatcgaattaacagtagccaaaccgatgtgacattctgcagcaatttgcctctgtgtcatagaagaatgctctgctaatgttataattttagaccgctttcgtggagttgtatccatttgtgaagacgacagaatgtacacaggattgcagtattaagtcttcaacacaactgaaatgcttataagtacaaaaaacgacaggcaaaatgtcacatattattaaaaaataatgacgacagaccttcaacaatggaattacacgtactatagatgtcaattaaagcggtatgagcagctgtgaggccaacaatgacagaaaatgtaaaaatatgtcgtgttcggattaatttgcacgctactgtacaagtTAGACtgttgtatataaatatatttgggtgtactataagcagtaatatgagctgttgtcaggaagtcaagaggaggatgGCAACGACAAAaaaaagcttttaacagaaaaatggGTATTTTAAagacgagactagtgaagtgctttgtgtggagtgtggcaacatatgaggcagaaacatgaacattacgacgaagtgagagactagaagcacttgaaatatggatatggagaacaatgtagcatgtgaaatgaacatacagaataataaatgaagctgtgctggagagactggatgaagaaagaataatgcttaaaatgaacaggaagagaagaaagaattggctgggtcactgactaagaagaaactgcctactaaaggatgcactggaaggaatagtgaacggaagaaaagtttgaggcagagtaagatatcatatgatagacaacattaagatacatggatcatatgcggaggctaagaggaaggcagaaagtagtgaAGATCTGAGATTGCTGGCTGGGTTTGCATTGgaagacctggccttgggcagaaaactatatatatagttttctgcccaaggccaggtcttccaatatatatgtataaaatttaaaaatggcatTTAACTGCTAATTCACACAATATTCAACTGGGATAGTCTATGTCtgcatttatattttacattgtttAAAGTTCAATAATGTCGTAAGGAAGTGTGCAGTACACAACACTTGGCAATGAGTtcataatcataaataaaaactTGCCACTACATCCATAGAGCGtagtcttgttctccttatcggaATTCTAATATACTTGTGCTGCAGACATAGAACAAATGTTTTCTGTATGCTAGTACCAACTACTGCAGTATGTTTAGAATACATCTCACTTATTGCGATTATGTCATAATCAGGACTATGGAGTCCAGCTCGCTACTAAACACGGCCCTACAATATCGCAATAAACGAgcatttctttaaatatatataagtgCACATCAACTTCAAGGAAGAAATACATTTTGTGAACTActgtaatataatttgtaattttgttcaGCTCTAGGCCTACAGTactacaactttttaaaataattaacaaacgtcttgtctttttattattttgaaaataaaaatactgtactgtGCTGCTGTTAAACAATATTGAATTCTTGGTAATAAAGCTAATAACTCTCTTGCTTTCCTATATACGAGAATGATGTAGCAAAAAGTATAACTGTTGTTATTTAGcaccatatttttatattatggtaGTTACATCACGTACATGCAACCCCAAAACTGTTCGAAGGACCACACCTGCCTTGGTTAGCTGGTCCATATGATCTAGCCGGGAGGACTGTCAGACAACACCGCCAGTCATATCCCCTCTTCACCACTTACAGGATGCTTATTCATGTCATAGTATGTCATCATGTTGAAATGGCATTTACTCAATTTTttatgtaacagttatactgccGTGACTTGGTCtccagagcctcgtttgttaaaaacaggttgcacaGCAAGAAGATGAGAATAGGATTTAAGTAGGAAAAGTTATGGAATGCACTTTATTACTCCTTGCAACCGTGTACTTTGTTGTAGAAAATAGTTAAATAATggagtaaaatattatattgtatatgatcataatcatcatcatcatcatcatcatcctctgcTACATGGATTAGGCCTCTTGGCCTCTTTCGACATCAGGAAACTTGAAGCAGTCTTCCCATCTTCTTCTAGGTCTTTCAATTTCTGTTTTACCTTTTGGTCTATACTCTAATAATTTCTTAGGGACTCTGTTTATTTCCATCCTATTAATGTGATTATAACATTGTCTTTCATGTTCTTATATTTTGTCTgttaaactgaaaatatttagTTCTTTCCTTATATTTACACTTTCTACTTGACCCTTAAATGTATAACCTGCTGTtgcttttaaaaatttcattttagaagtaCTGTAATGTATAGGCCCAGTAATTGAAATATATGCAATACTCACAAATAAGGACTTGGGTTGaaatctgtaatttttttctgtttccgtTTTGCAAAATACATCTGTAAATCATTCTCACTTCATATTTAGCTAAACTGAAGTCATGGCACGCATCAGCTTTCTTTTTACCAGTGTGATTTGTTTTATAACActaaaattatttctaatttgttattttaccaataatgtaataaaagtttCAAAGACTTTTCTCCCAGTCAACATAAATATCCaaaatatattttccaaattatatattttctcaataatgtaatttttacatCTATCATCAACAAGAACATATTCGCATTTGTTAACATTACTAAAATGTTGCTCAAATTTTCAGCAGTCATTCAAAAACGTAAATTGTATCCAACACTACTGAGGAATGTGAGGATGTCATTCTGCGCATATTCTTCATACCTAGATCCTACACTAAAAATGCGTGCCTCCACTCTCTGTCGTCTGATATCGAGGAGTTTTTTTCACTTTGTCCAAGTTCGATCTGATGAATCATACTCTCTGTATGTGACTGCTCAGAGTTTCTCTTGTTCCTGTGATGATTATTCTTTCACAATATAAGTTATATACATGATCTTGAAATGAATCATAAAGTAAAAAGTTATCTCCAGCTACTGTTTGTTTAAATTTTCCAGGTAATTCGTTCAGTTCTTCCATACTCCCAGGGTTCGGAGGCATGCCTTTCAGACATTCTCGAGTAATAGCGTTCCTCAGATGTTGTCGATCAGGGAGTTCTGCTAAAATATCGGATGGTACTTCCAGCAActcgtttcttaaatttttttttgctgGTGATGCTTTAGGATGTTCAGCTGCTGATCTTTTGACATTCGCAATAACTTTCAGGGCCTCTGTTTCTTCCAAATTTGAAGCATGTGAATGTAGAAAAGTAACTGGTCCCTTTTTATGTCTATACCATTTCCGCTACTTGAagttattgcacgagtggaacaCTCAAATTTGCGTCTACAATTCCAATATGTTCTTCCATTTCTCTCTGAATGTTTGTAGTACAGATAACTgttaatatacagtaattttaCTCTTCCACTAGAATTTTTTTATTCCAGTCATTTATAAAGTAATGTTGCTAGGTGATATTAAGAACAATGTGAGTAATTGTTTTggaaaaattgataaaaattggaataattTGAGAGTGGGAAAAATTATATTgggaaaaaaattggaaaaagtgCATTGGAACATTGAAATTGGAATAATTTAATTAGGGAATTCATTGTAAGTTAGTTGAGAACTAAAATTTTTGGGAAAAattttatttggaaaaaaaatttggGGAAAAGTATCCCCCAATCGATCAATTCACAACAACAGGCTGAGTTTATTAGATTCCAATGTAACAGGGTTGCCAATGTCCAATTGAaccggaatattgagaaaccccacatgtatagaaaactaaacttttcagagtatttgcaaagcaaagtcaaaagacaaagcaatagTATTTGTAGAGGTGTATCAATTTTTACAATTCGGAATGTCTCGTTAGAGatttttccttctccactctgtcctagagtagtgatagacagaatttttgtcatcacacttctctagctgaagaggcgaattgaagctgaaacagagaaaacgcaaaacaataaatagagtttacactcttgaaaatataagtttgtttttTCACAGATCTTTGCCAAAGGTTTGATCCTTTGTTTGCATTTGGTATTATCCTTTGCAATCTGTAGATTCCAAAAACTTTGGCCTGTGATACACAAAATGGGATGATATTCTTTGACCCAGTTTGTGAATCTCCGGTTTCGAACTGTTCTTTTCTCATCAGCACGACGAAGAAGTCATGGAATGGTAATCTTGTACGAAATATTGCAAAAGCAAAGTCAAAAGGTGTAAGCCAAAAGATAAagcaaaagcaattgacaattttGCTGAGTAGGTGGATACTACTTCAGAGcatttgcaaagcaaagtcaaaagacaaagcaatagCATTTGTGGAAGTGTATCGAATTCCAAATTgtaaacttttcaggagatacaaaaaacATTTCAGTTCCTAGATTTGTgctcttattatttttttcttaacactttagctaaaatgaatgttgatgggaatatgtgggatttctcttcataatatcatgagtctacatgtttagaataagaaatcatatacagtgaaacctgttcaaatcggaacctgaataatccggaatcctgtctatttcagaacaatttattggtcccagcgaaatttgtatgtattatgtgtaatttttcctgaataaaacggaaactgtccaacgcggaaacggaaactgtctgctactgttcaaaacgggaataatattttggacacacactatattttgtaactatattttgaaacagcgtgcaatttcaaggaatatacgaaatatgtgggtcattaagataaaaacaagttttctttgcaaaattccagagggtacgagggtgtgttggcctgtcggtcataaattttattaccctgttgactaggcagacgagtcccttcaaagattttcagtgcttcacacccgtatactgtcgtagctaaacagagcgcaagtgtagtgatttccaggtaaaaaaaaagttgcataaaatgtggcattgaagtaaaagttatcgagttaaaggaaaatgagaaacgaagtctatgtgaaataatattgaagtacagttgtggaaaagtcaggtgtgacactttaaaaaataaagatcataatgagtgagtggcgtgcggccgATATTGGTGATACAAAAGGAGCCAGAAAGTAACTgcttatgtggaaataaatgaactgttgtggaagtgggttcttcatgacctttcaaagaacaagccaatttctggatctattccgCAAAGAAAGCCATTGAActgagaaagaaattaaataaacgagaattcaaggcttctaatagatggctcctagtctaattaattaataatgtgcagtgatatgcagtacagtattagagtatagtgttagatattaaatagaatgagattagtaaactttagtaatgtttaatgactaatgagtgagttacgataatatttatacagaaaatgagctCTTAATCAAAATGATTCACCAACgcaataagcgacagaaagctgatttaatgtgatgagtgttaaatggaatattttgtacttcttgcagtttgcggcatgccattttgtttttcacgtatatgaatgacaaaatattccattttaatggcacacctgaataatacggaaacctgtccacaacagaaaaaaaattaggaccatgtcacttccgtcttgaacaggtttcactgtataactcaatttcgtaaaaaaatggaCATGTTGGGTTCCTCAATATTGTGATTCAATACTGACCAACTGAACAAATCTGGCTAATATAActataaatattaattgtcaattaatattacagagattattctgtagggcaaattaataaatctttaatattctcatagctagcagtgcatattctgtacagattactgtgcacttaactgcagaatcccggccaaacaagttactcagctgagtgcgccccttgcttaatggcagttgacttggacataaaatgtcaacatatatgcctagcttggagtcaggccaaaagggaaacattgaaggaggaaggttcgatccggtgctgtggattgaattcggcgtaggtcagtggtcagagcgcttggtacatagaagcaaggacctgggttcgatcccccatgccggagcgaatttttctcctcaaatattaattactttCCCTCTGACTGAAATAGTAAACCAGCCTTACAAAAAGACGATTTTATATTTtagtaatataaaaaattgtataaagaTAGTTTAGATTAATGAACTTGACAATAGGAAATTGAATAAttagttattaggaaaatattgtaAGTCCATGTAAATGGAACAAATGGTAATGGTGGCACCGTACACAAAAATGTGAGGTCCACCATTACTTGTAAAGAGTTGTTTGATAAATATATCTGctgtgcttgggaaaagtgacacaaatcagtttccacaaaccttttttataatttattgacaacttacggaacatctgctcgcttggaaaaaaaatacataagtatttctcccattacaataattcatacagaaaaaaatcaaattgatataaaccagtgtaagttgtcaataaattatcaaaaaaggtttgtggaaactgacttatgtcacttttcccgagcactgcagatatgtcATATAATATTTAGAAAGTTCAGTAATATTTTCAGtgttataaaattgacaaattctgtaaataatgggtaTTCATAATACTGTATCCATTTAAAATTTTCAGATTGGCAACGCTTATAACCAGTTTTTCCCATCATTCTCATCAGAACACAGCTACCACACTCCACTCCACAAAGTGGCAAACTAAGAAATTTCTGTGAGGATACACCTTGCATCATAAGAGTTAAACCCTCCTGATAACTGCTATAACTACAACACAATACTACAACTAACTTCATTAttgccactactaccactacttctgCTAATGAAAGTGGGGGGAAATTATGGAAACAGGAAATGAGTTTTCCTGATGGAATGTTACTCAAAGATTCAGCTGATGGATTGTCACTCTTTAAGTGAGCATGTGGTAAAATACATGCAAGTTACCAGTGTAGAAGAATGGCAGGGATTTACTTCAGAACCCTAGAAGAGGTTatacgtgtgtgtgtgcgtgcgtgcgtgcgcgcgcgataaccctgcagattttcagagcgaatagctcgtgttgtatgtaacaaaaaagtgtattggtggaaagttcatagttttctgagaaaaaaatattttttgccaaATGTTTACACTATCTTATTCGGCAACTGTTGCGAGtatgatcgtgatttttgttcacaTAGATAGAAATTCTAATAAcgaatcatttattcctctggcgtatttccatAGTGTGGacagttttcatgtaaatttaatttaaaaaccactaatttcaagccactgaattaTGCGAACAGATTGCAGTGTTGTAGTCAGAGAGGAAGGTTCGCGTAtgaagacagacctgagttcgttgacctcttacatctgtattacgagacgactgtgttagcagcgatgttgccagactgctgaaacttccaacttaattttctaattaaccgtgcatttaatcacaatataggttttctattcatttaagtgtaccctatcgtctctttcaatctgcaggattatttcacttccaccctgtacataTATAAAACGTGGTTTGATGGATAGTGCTGAAGTTGCTCTTGTTTGTTGTGTGCAGGTGGAATCTTGTTTGATCACTTCAATCGCCTGTTCCTACTGTTTATCAGCCTGCTTCTCACAGCTGTCTTCATCACAGTGACTCCTTGGTGTCGGGTGTTGTGGTTGCTAGAGGCCTGCATGGTGTTTCTTGGCATGACCATGGGCTTTCTTGACACAGGTTAGTAACACTTAACAGACAAATCAATAATTGGAATATTCCATGTGTCTGGAAATGATTAGTCTCTTATCCTTTAATGTTAACGCGTCAGATAAAAGAGACTTAGCTACGGTTACGTGCTAATGTTCAATTGTTTTTtgtcttgaaatttttatttcattttatggcTGCACTATAAAGTGACTGGCACTTTTAAGGCTGCAATATAAAGTGCcagtgtattgtgggtccctatcactatGGCATGGCGCATCCTCATGTTGCAGCTAGAGTAGTTGGCCTCCAGGTATGGAAGGTAGCtgcaaatacagagtgtttcagaattcaatggaaaaattttaTCTAGTTATAGAGGGCTTGTAGACAAGCAATTTGGTATAAGGAACACAGTGTCtctcacaatagtaatatgcgttacaagagcagtatgttgtagttttcatgttcgaggaaaagtttgaagaagcgaaacgtagttgagctttattaatttccgagaatttaaagaaaacataccgctcgtgtatcatacattattttgtgtgaagatcgttcattacatacctgaaagaggaatttataatgttgcaatgaaatctccatcttggtttatgttcaatgacggcaaatttgcaaaacaaaaatatctatcttcaacattgttgctttaaaatgttttctgcgtttactatactccagcaggccgtgatatacgtctgtcttttttttttccccccagtctataaatgcgaacttaaaacaaatggcttccttaatgttacatgcatcacgaatgcagtaactttaatggagttgtagagtttacttaatttttgcaaatatttaaaaacaataattaacgtgcaatttaggtgaaattgcagtggtaagtttccaatttataattattactatattgaacgtctctaaaaataatatgttaaaagcctaaagcagtaaaatcaatgtcacttaagcggtaagaagagggaaattgttgtgtgcgttaggttgggaataatgaatgtggaattttagacttaccgcggattggttttgtgtggaaaccaagcaaatacgcacgatctcgcacaaaatatatctcagttacaagttgttaaattgtttacatttGATACTTATATtcgaatattaaaatgaaatagagaGGTGTGGAATGGTATGTGATGGTTTCGAAACTTATAAGGGATTACATGAAGCCCAACTTTTAAGAACTAATCAACTGCGTTTCCAAAATTTAGCCTTCACAGAATCTATAAAATTGCTGACAAGTAATGAGACAGCACACCAGTGCACTGCTTGTTTCACCCTCATTCGTTTTtgttattgtacctattttagaATGGAATTATCGACATGAggctctggtgtaaaggacaatgCATCAGACCTCAGGCCAAAAGGTAGTATGTTCAAGTCTGACTGTGGTAGTTTTTTAAAATTCCGGtacctcttattttatttatgagaTCTCTGCATAAATTGCATAATGAATGCCTGTACTTAAAAACATAAGGTTTATGTAAACTTTGATTTGCGTATTAATTtgcaaaaatatgttttctttatacCTAATGTTAAAGAGAGACAGTAGCCTATATCACTCTGACCTGGGGAAGCATTGCCCCCAAATGCCCCACGCCCCTATGCTTCTAAAGAATAAACCATGCCCTGAAATAGTGATAAGTGTTCTATCAATTGTTTAGTTATATCATGatgtgttacaaaatgtttcactgtttctaaaACAGTAACAGCTTTATTAAAGGACACAAGATTGTTGAAGGCAAGCATGGACAGCTTCGAATTTCCACAAATTTCAAAGTTGGCCGTTTCTTAGCATTgaacatatactgtattttcgCATTCTCACTTTCTCATGGCAAActtaatttcgagcaaaattgatttagaacatataaataacatttcatttctcCTGTAGTTTAAAGTACGGTCGTGTAAGTGTAAAAAAGCGTATaaccgaaataaattaacatagaaagtataggaattttgcaGGAACCTTAGAAAAAACGTTATAAATGCAAAACGTATTAAAGaagtttcactttatttatattcTTGTAGTCTTCCCTGCTCTTAATTGTCTATTAGGTGATTATACTCACTAGTTCATGTTATAGTGCATAAAATGACTTTTGGTGATTTGTTTTTCAGGTGGAAATGTACTGTGCTTGGATCTGTGGGGAAGGAATAGTGGTCCATTCATGCAAGCTCTACATTTCAGTTTTGGTCTTGGAGCTTTTGTCGCACCTTTGTTGGCCGCTCCATTTCTTGAACCATCAAGTATGGAGGTTTCACCTACCTTTGTGGCTAGCACAGTCATACCGGTAACTTTCCAAGTGCACAACTTTAATAGTGTAGGATTTGAGCATGAAAAGAGAAGTATCAGTCAAGTTGAAAACATAGCAAATATGATTACTAAAATGGAGTCTTCAAACAATAATTGGCTTGAAAACAGTACAAAACTGACAGAAACCATCTCCTTACCATCAAAGCAAATTCACGAAATGTCTATTGTAAGTACGACTATTAATCCATTGTCTGTTGGCATTCATGCAACAGATGGCCTAGACATAAATGGAACTTCTCAAATTGTTTCCACAACACAAAAAGATCTAAAAGAGAAGCCTGTAAAAACTAATGCAAGTTCTCTCGGTACTGAAGTCTGGGACGAAGTCCATGTTGGAACTGTATCACAGGAAGACCTACAACAGCCCACTCCTTTTCTTGAACCATCAAGTAAGGATGTTTCGCCTACATATGTGGCTAGCAAAGCCATACATTTGCAAGAGCATAACTTCAGTAGTTTGGAGCATGCACGTGAAAAGAGAAGTATCAATCAAGTTGAAAATACAACAAATATGATTACTAAAGTGGAGTATTCGAACAATAGTTCTCTTGAAAATAGTACAAAGCCGACAGAAAATGTCTCCATACCATCCATTCAAGTTTATACAGTCTCTGTAAGTACAACTTCTAATCCAGTGTCTGTTGGCTTTGATACAACAGATAGTCTGGACGCAAATGGAACTACTCAAACTGTTTCCACAACACAGAGAGTTCCAAAACGGAAGCCTCCAAAAACTAATGCAAGTTCTCTCGGTAACAAAGATTGGGACAAGGTCCATGTTGGAACTGTATCACAGGAAGACTTGCAACAGCCCACTACCACCACTTCTGCCGCAACTACAACCCCACTTACTACTTCTTTATCAAAGTCGAATGCTGACACTACAGAAAAGGAAGATCTGACAAACGTTTCCATTCCTCTAACTATATTACCAGCATCAACGCCTGTGTCTGTTCTAAGTGCTGATTCTTTTACTGATCAAATTAGAGAGAGTAACAACACTGGAGTTGCGGTAAAGGAAAACAAAGATATCATTCCGACGTCTACTGAGATAATGTCTCCAACAACTACAATTTCTTCAAAACCTGATCCAGTTTACCTCAGTGATAAAATGTGGGATTCCACAACGGATGTTGCAACAACTTCAGAACCTTTCTCAAAGAGCCAGTTGATGAAACAGCCTTTCTTATTAAGAGCGACTGAAAGCTCTGTTCGTGGCAAAGATGCGAATCCTCACTTTGATTCTGTTCCTACGTTTGACAACAAAGCTGATTCATTCCTAGACAATAGTGAAAATAAGCTTAATTCAGATACTAATAGAACTGCGAAGTCTTCCATGCAAAGTGTCGTCAAAAATGTACAACCTGTCTGGTCGCAGATGAGAACAACTACACCATATGAAACACAAACTTATCCAAGTTTCAATGTACTTAAGGAATTTTCACCATCTGCTGGAAAAGAATTTGACAAACCAGATGTGAAATCTGATGCCAGTTTGTCAGAAGATAACAGCATGCAACCTGTTACACAGCAGTCTAATGAGATGCAAAACAGATTGAATTCTACCAAGGAGCACTCAATACTTACAACCACGGATTCCACGTGGTTTGCCAGCCAAGATGGGGCATCACCAGTGTCAGTAAGTCCTCTCCCAGGTCACATCCACCACTCAAAGCCTCTCACATATGACAATGACACAGAAGTGATTGTTTCGATTTTCGACATCATGGCCAACAGAATAGAAAAGTACGGCTTTAGTAAAATCCAGTTCACGTACTTCATGGTAGGCTTATTTGTATTTGCAATATCCCTAGTGTTTCTTGGTTTCTTATGTCATAATCCTCGAGATCCCAAGTCAAAGCAGGAGGAGGGTCAGGGAGtaaaaaaa includes:
- the LOC138707779 gene encoding uncharacterized protein, yielding MASYREEEDPFEEDIVFDQAGLLTNTTKMNTAIRRVSSGKCALFAKTLGLCGAFFGLGLCIAIPGPTFLRPITELQADISPISSIYTARSSGYLIGSIIGGILFDHFNRLFLLFISLLLTAVFITVTPWCRVLWLLEACMVFLGMTMGFLDTGGNVLCLDLWGRNSGPFMQALHFSFGLGAFVAPLLAAPFLEPSSMEVSPTFVASTVIPVTFQVHNFNSVGFEHEKRSISQVENIANMITKMESSNNNWLENSTKLTETISLPSKQIHEMSIVSTTINPLSVGIHATDGLDINGTSQIVSTTQKDLKEKPVKTNASSLGTEVWDEVHVGTVSQEDLQQPTPFLEPSSKDVSPTYVASKAIHLQEHNFSSLEHAREKRSINQVENTTNMITKVEYSNNSSLENSTKPTENVSIPSIQVYTVSVSTTSNPVSVGFDTTDSLDANGTTQTVSTTQRVPKRKPPKTNASSLGNKDWDKVHVGTVSQEDLQQPTTTTSAATTTPLTTSLSKSNADTTEKEDLTNVSIPLTILPASTPVSVLSADSFTDQIRESNNTGVAVKENKDIIPTSTEIMSPTTTISSKPDPVYLSDKMWDSTTDVATTSEPFSKSQLMKQPFLLRATESSVRGKDANPHFDSVPTFDNKADSFLDNSENKLNSDTNRTAKSSMQSVVKNVQPVWSQMRTTTPYETQTYPSFNVLKEFSPSAGKEFDKPDVKSDASLSEDNSMQPVTQQSNEMQNRLNSTKEHSILTTTDSTWFASQDGASPVSVSPLPGHIHHSKPLTYDNDTEVIVSIFDIMANRIEKYGFSKIQFTYFMVGLFVFAISLVFLGFLCHNPRDPKSKQEEGQGVKKISNRALHGLLITLMALFFLLYVGLEVTYGQLVLAFAMHGDLQLARSTGLVIAVVFWGSFAAMRFASIFFSSGFGPITMLLLNFVFCTLGTVLLSTMASHTETALWVGTALLGIGLASVFPTGILWIERYIHISNKVAAAFVMSASLGEMVCPIAVYRLMINNPAMLMHSAVVINVLCILTFIAIRGLALRHGEKYCAASNNGYQLANQEEEEDMIDMSPSGSMVTSRRHSFSSEHRALLNGNLHRGP